The genomic stretch GCTGCCGTAATATTTGTCCAAAGCCTTCTCCAGCGAGGTCTCGGCGCATACCACCGGTTTGACCTCCATCCCGGTGAGAAAAGAGATTTGCTCCATGATGAACACATCGGCGGCATTGGACATGGCCAGAAACAGGGTCCGCCCGGTCTTTTTGATCGGCATCACCTGGAATTTCTGGGCTATTTCCGGGGGGATAAGTTTCAGGACCAGGGGATCCAGTTCGGCGGTGGAAAGATTCACCGTAGGAAGGTTGAGTTGCTTGCCCAGGAATTGAGTGATGGCATCTTCGGTCATAAACCCAAGCTTTATCAGGCTGGAGCCCAGCTTGGCTCCGGAGCTTTTTTGCTCGGCCAAGGCCTTGTCCAACTGATCTTTGCTGATCAGGCCGGACTGCACCAGCATGTCGCCTAATTTCAAACCCATAGCATCTCCCTCAATTTGAAATACTATAGCATATGCAAGTTGCAAATGTCAAGCAATTTGTCTTTTAACTTGATGGCCCTTAATGGTCTACAAATACATGCTCCCGGAGCCGGTTGAATTTTTTATGGCCGATGCCTTTGACCTTCATAAGGTCCTCGACTTTTCGGAAATCTCCGGATTCCTTCCTGAAATCAATAATTTTCTTGGCCATCGCCGGGCCGATGGCCGGAAGTTTCTCCAGGTCCCGAGGCCCGGCCCGGTTGAGGTCTATCTTTTCGGCCGGAATCTTTTTGACAGGCCATTGATTTTTTGCCGCAGCTTCTGGGCCTGCCGGAAATGACCCCGGCCGTTCGATGACCTGGGGCAATTCCGGCCCGCCGTATTTAAGCTCCGGAGCAGAGACCGGATGTCTTTTCTTGTAGAGCAGCACGGCATTGCCCAGCGCCAAGGCCACAATAAAAAAAATTATAACCTTTTTTTCATCCGGTGTTAACCCAAACATCTTTCCCACCAATCAAGCGTTAAAACTTGATCTCCACCGAGGCATTGAAGGCCGTCCGGGTGCGGTCATTGTTCTTGGCTATCTTGTCCCTGGTGAAGCTGAAGTCAACTGAGGCCGACCCGGTGATGCTCCGGGTGAAATTATAGCTGGCGCTGGGCGACATGGCAAATTCGTGGACCAGCGAAGTGTAGCCCAGTTCGGTTATCTTTTCGTAAGCGGTCTCGGTGAGCAGCTGTTGCAGGGCGGAGATCTCCCCTTCCGGGATCTCATTCCTGGCGCCAATGATGGAATAGCTGAACTGCGATTGCAGGCTGAGCTCGCTGTTGAATTTTATGCGCTTTTTGCCCAGCTTCCACAGGTTAAGCTTGAAACCCTTGGGGGCGCTGAATGAGTACGAAACGGAACTGCTGGTTTTAAAAGTCTGGTTGTAAGTGTCCCGCCCCTGGCCGATAACATCGTCGTTCTTCTGGCTGCTGTAATCAAAGGCAAGGTTGGTGCTGATGCTTTTCTTCCATCTCGCGGACATCGAAAGTATCGGGCTGAAATTATTCCTGGTGGCGATCCTTACCAGCGGCTTCTGGTTCTCCCAGGTCTTGTCGATCGTCCGGCTGTAAGAGGATGTCAGGCTGGCGCCGGTCATGGCCTTTTTCCACAGGCCCCATCTCTCCAGGCCGGCCAGGGTGGCCCTCAGCTCCGGCCAGGTGACGCTGCGGGTAGAGTTCCGGGCATCACCCACGATGATGGTATCATCGCTGCGGCGAAGGGAAAGACTCAGCGACAGCCTCATCAGATCCAGGCTGGTGCCCAGGGAGTATGTGTTGCGGATGGTATTGCGGTCGGTATTGGCCTGGAAATACCTGGGGATATCCGTGACCTGCTGCTTCAGACCGAACTGGTATAACATATCGGGACGCCTCATCAGCAGGTTCGAGGCCTGGCTGGAGTTATCGCGGCTGAAGGAAGCCTGCACCCCTCCCAGTTTGTTGAACAGATAATCAATCTTTGTCACCAGCCATCTAGGGCTTCCCACCTCGGCCGAATCGTCCTTGGCCTTGTTGCGTAAACCGGTTACTTTGGCCAGCCATTTACCCACATCAAGGTTGCCGTTCAGAGACAGGCTGTTGGAATTGCTGACGTTCAGCAGGTGGAAGGTGTCCACGATGCTGGGCTTGGCAGCCAGGCTGTGGCCCTCGTTGTATTGGGTGGAAAAGGCCAGACTGGGCTTGATGACCTTCAGCCAGTTAAGAGTGGTGCTGTAGTTCACCTTTTGGGAACGGGATATCTCGGACCCCAGGTCGAACTTTCTGGCCCATTCCCCCTGAAAGAACCGGTCCTTCAAATTCCGGGCGGTGTTGAAGGAGTAACTCAGGGAATTCATCAACTGCCATGAGAGATCGCCCTGGCCGCTTCGGGTATCTCCACTGCCGTTATTGTTCTCCACTCCGGTAAGCTTGTCCCAATACCATCTCTTAACCTGGTTGCGGGACCAACCTAGGCCGAAAGAGCTGGGCAGATAATAGAATTGCAATCCCGGCCAGGTTTTAAAGGATTTTTTTTCTCCGGAGCTCCAGCCGTAGCCCAAACTCAGACCGCTGGAGGTGGTGCTGTCCGATGTCGTCCGGCTGTCGGAGACGCTGCGGCTCCAATTGAACCGGGGTGAGATCCGGTCGATGGTAAGGTTGGTCAGCCACCATTGGGTCATCTTCTTGGAGAAGGAAACATCAAACCCGGCATTCTGGGAGAAGGCCATCTGGGCCCGGCTCTCCTCCTCGGTAAGCCTGATATCGTCAGCCCCGTATTCACTATACTGCTGGGATTCGCCGTATCTAAAGCCGATGGGAAGGGTCAGCCCCAGCCGATCCAGATACAATTTATGGGCATTGAAACTGCCGCTCAGGCTGTAATTTATACTCTTAACCCCGCTCCCAGTGCCGCTGGAATTGACCCCGTACCAGTGGCTGCCGGTCTTGTTGTATGAAGCATTGAGCGATAAAAGATCGGCAAAGTTGATCGCCACGCTGGAGGTGATGGCGGTGCCCCGGTCCCGGCGGACATCGTCCAACCGCAGTTCGTCGAACCAGACCTCATCGCTGAATATCCTGCCGGTATCGTCATTGAAAACGCACAATTCGATACTGTTTAGGCTGATCAGACTGGGATTCCCTTTCAGGGAATAGTTGCCGCTGGTCCTTATCTTATTTGTGGTATCCGTCGGGAACGGCAGCTTTTTCAGGTCGCTGAAGGTTAGAACATCCATGATCATTTCCTGCCAGCCGGAAGACAACCCTTGCTTGTATTGATAGTAACTGTTCGGGTCATTGCCGATCAGCCGCAGGCCGAACGATTTCTTAACATGGGTGGTGTCGTTGCTGTGGGCCCATATCTTCAGGGTTTTATACCCGGTGTAATTGTTCTCCTTATCCCGCAGTATTTTTCCGGCTGTGACATAATGCCCGGAGCGCAGGCTGTCGATATTTAAGCACAGGCTCTGCTCGAACTCCACCCTCCCCTGGTCGTCCTTCTGTTCGGTATTGGGGGGCAGGGTATAATCGGAATTATCCCGGTTGTTTTTTACCTCTATGGTAAACTTTTCGGAGGGATCGACGGCATCGAGGGTATCGCTCGAAAACACACCCTCCTCCTGCCAGCGGTTGCCGCTGACCTCTATCATGGCTATCTCAAAAGCGGTGCTGGCCGGACAGCTGTCCACCCAGATCCGGGCATACTGAATGGAACTCCAGCCCAGCTGTGGGCCCACCGGTTGGACGGTATCCAGCAGGGCCGACAGCTGGTGCCAGCCGTATTGGTTGGCCTGGCTTTGAGAGAGGTCGAAGCGGAAGCTGTAATAATTATTACCCAGCTGGGGCACATCCAGAGAATCCAGGCCGTTCATTTTAAGGTCCTCGGTGTCGTAGTAACCGTTGCGCTCGGTCCCGTTTATTTTGCTGTAGTCCGGTTTATTTATGTCAACGACATAATCATCGGTCCCGTCGTCGCCCGATGAAGCTAAATAAGTGCTGTCATTCCCCTTTACCCGATCCATACCGATGTCGGTATGATCGGTATATACCGGCTCCCGGTTGAGGTTCAGCGGTTCGCAATCCACTTTCCCGTTTGGAGGATGCAAACCCTTCTTGGTCCACCAAACCTGATCCTCGTCAATGTTCCGGCCAATGTCTATGTGAACGATCCCTTTCCCGTTTAAGCCCCTTATCCAGAGGTTCAGCAGTTTGCTCTGGCTTAAGTCCAGCCCGGTTTTGCTTAACAGCTGGGTAACCCCGGCCCAGGAGTTCAGAGTGTCCTGATGTCCGGCTTCATACCTCAAGAACAATGTCCTGATGGTTTCGTTCCTCTGGGTCTCATCGGTAATTGCGGGATTGATCTCCTTCATGGTGACCTGGGTGGTGGGGTTGTACCAATAAAATGTTCTGGCCAGTAATGTATCGGCCCTGATCAGATTGGTATCGGCCTTAGTCGGAGGGACGCTGGAGCGC from Candidatus Edwardsbacteria bacterium encodes the following:
- a CDS encoding helix-hairpin-helix domain-containing protein, with protein sequence MFGLTPDEKKVIIFFIVALALGNAVLLYKKRHPVSAPELKYGGPELPQVIERPGSFPAGPEAAAKNQWPVKKIPAEKIDLNRAGPRDLEKLPAIGPAMAKKIIDFRKESGDFRKVEDLMKVKGIGHKKFNRLREHVFVDH